Proteins encoded in a region of the Mucilaginibacter sabulilitoris genome:
- a CDS encoding O-methyltransferase, with product MNQEIKQAYPKAYEAIDKATIESGFTMASDALTCSLLKTLAASKPNARFLELGTGTGLSTSWILEGMDAASTLVSIDNDAQFLAIAQQFLGDDKRLELVCTDGDDWFGQNKHLKFDYIFADTWHGKYLLLDEAITMLNPGGLYIIDDMLPQPNWPDGHHEKALKLVEVLEQRTDLVLTKQCWATGIVIAVKKVV from the coding sequence ATGAATCAGGAAATAAAACAAGCCTATCCGAAAGCTTACGAGGCTATTGATAAAGCCACCATCGAATCGGGGTTTACTATGGCCTCAGATGCCTTAACATGTTCATTACTGAAAACGCTTGCTGCCTCAAAACCCAATGCACGATTTTTGGAGTTAGGCACAGGTACCGGCTTATCTACCTCATGGATACTTGAAGGAATGGATGCTGCATCAACACTGGTTTCTATAGATAATGATGCCCAATTTCTGGCCATCGCACAGCAATTTTTAGGAGATGATAAGCGGCTGGAGTTAGTTTGTACCGATGGTGACGACTGGTTTGGACAAAATAAACACCTTAAGTTTGATTATATTTTCGCTGATACCTGGCATGGCAAATACTTACTGCTCGACGAAGCTATAACCATGCTTAACCCGGGTGGGCTATATATTATAGACGATATGCTACCCCAGCCCAACTGGCCCGATGGTCACCATGAAAAAGCCCTGAAGCTGGTAGAAGTTCTGGAACAACGGACCGACCTGGTGCTCACCAAACAATGCTGGGCAACCGGAATTGTTATAGCGGTGAAAAAGGTGGTGTAA
- a CDS encoding DUF3892 domain-containing protein — protein sequence MSVRILCIKTDAGLHQNPYVAIDSLEWVNERINVKGITERDKLYDWIKDGDGEAYIIDQYGKKTSLIPAVCPEGNKYVKTVNDESEPDHLLALPQSA from the coding sequence ATGTCAGTTCGAATACTTTGCATAAAAACCGATGCGGGCCTTCATCAAAATCCCTACGTAGCGATAGATTCGCTGGAGTGGGTAAATGAGCGCATCAACGTTAAGGGAATAACTGAGCGGGATAAACTTTACGACTGGATAAAAGACGGTGATGGTGAAGCTTATATTATTGATCAATACGGTAAAAAGACCAGCCTCATCCCAGCAGTTTGTCCCGAAGGCAATAAATATGTTAAAACAGTTAATGACGAATCGGAACCCGATCATCTGCTTGCCTTGCCCCAAAGTGCATAA
- a CDS encoding GNAT family N-acetyltransferase — protein MLELNFNPFPVLTTERLVLRKFEYTDVPAFFEVRSNAQIMQYIARPLAKTTNDALDLIKVINDLLNSNNGITWCISLKNSNEFIGSIGFWRIEKENYRAEIGYLLNPAFQGSGLMQEAIKTVIQYGFGVMNLHSIQANVSPGNAASIKLLEKNNFVREAYFKEDHFHNGAFADTAVYTLLTKN, from the coding sequence ATGCTTGAATTAAATTTTAATCCCTTTCCTGTTTTAACTACCGAGCGTTTGGTACTGCGAAAATTTGAATACACCGATGTGCCTGCCTTTTTTGAAGTGCGCAGCAATGCTCAAATAATGCAATATATAGCCCGTCCGCTGGCAAAAACCACAAATGATGCCCTTGACCTGATAAAAGTTATTAACGATCTGTTAAACAGCAACAACGGCATCACCTGGTGCATCAGCCTTAAAAACAGCAATGAATTTATTGGCAGCATAGGCTTTTGGAGGATAGAAAAAGAAAACTACCGAGCTGAGATTGGCTACCTGTTGAACCCCGCATTTCAGGGTAGCGGTCTTATGCAGGAAGCCATAAAAACGGTTATACAATATGGTTTCGGGGTTATGAACCTGCACTCCATACAAGCCAATGTAAGCCCAGGCAATGCCGCTTCCATAAAATTACTCGAAAAAAACAACTTTGTGCGCGAGGCATACTTTAAAGAAGACCATTTTCATAACGGTGCTTTTGCCGATACCGCAGTATATACGTTGTTAACAAAAAATTAA
- a CDS encoding M28 family metallopeptidase — MKFKLTIALLLTTNCLLAQDSLFARKMVDTLTSPYFWGRGYTNDGVHKAAAFLSAQFKAYGVKPMDGKNYLQEFSYPVNTFPGKMKVIINGAELVPGKDYIVSPDSKGVTGAGKLEQMDSTHFVDRQNRVVLSLEDKLTWSVESKALDYTLIQLDKKAVKQPFNSIYTDIENQLIPDFKTANICGIVKGTAKPDSVIVITAHYDHLGGMGSSIYFPGANDNASGVTQLLSLAKYYAAHPQPFSMAFICFSGEEAGLLGSKYFTGNPLIPLKNIRFLINLDLNGTGIEGITVVNATIYPHEFAALKQINSENNYLIKVNPRGKAANSDHYYFTEKGVPAFFIYTLGGIKAYHDIYDISATLPLNEYNHLFKLIVKFNTSLMKKRPVTLSSAN, encoded by the coding sequence ATGAAATTTAAACTTACCATTGCATTGTTGCTAACAACCAATTGTTTGCTGGCGCAGGACAGCCTGTTTGCCCGCAAAATGGTTGATACCCTTACATCGCCCTACTTTTGGGGCCGTGGTTATACCAATGATGGTGTGCATAAGGCAGCCGCTTTTTTATCGGCACAGTTTAAGGCTTATGGTGTAAAACCCATGGATGGGAAAAATTACCTGCAGGAATTTAGCTACCCCGTAAACACATTTCCGGGTAAAATGAAGGTGATTATAAACGGCGCGGAACTGGTACCTGGAAAAGATTACATTGTGAGTCCGGACAGTAAAGGGGTAACCGGAGCAGGAAAACTGGAACAGATGGATAGCACCCACTTTGTTGACAGGCAAAACCGCGTTGTGCTTTCTCTGGAAGACAAGCTCACCTGGTCGGTTGAAAGCAAGGCGCTTGATTATACACTGATACAACTGGATAAAAAAGCAGTAAAGCAGCCGTTTAACAGCATCTACACCGATATAGAGAACCAGTTGATCCCCGATTTTAAAACCGCCAACATTTGCGGCATAGTAAAGGGAACTGCCAAACCTGATTCGGTTATTGTAATTACCGCTCATTATGACCATTTGGGTGGTATGGGCAGCAGTATATACTTCCCGGGAGCTAATGATAACGCCAGCGGGGTAACACAACTGCTGAGCCTGGCTAAGTATTACGCAGCGCACCCGCAACCATTCAGTATGGCCTTCATTTGCTTTTCGGGCGAAGAAGCCGGCCTGTTAGGTTCTAAATATTTTACCGGTAACCCGCTCATCCCCCTGAAAAATATCCGTTTCCTGATTAATTTAGACCTGAACGGTACCGGAATTGAAGGTATTACTGTAGTAAACGCAACTATTTATCCACATGAATTTGCCGCGCTAAAACAAATCAACAGTGAAAATAATTACCTCATAAAGGTGAACCCGAGGGGAAAAGCCGCCAACAGCGACCATTATTATTTCACCGAAAAGGGAGTGCCCGCTTTTTTTATTTACACGCTGGGCGGTATAAAAGCATACCATGATATTTACGACATCAGCGCCACGCTCCCGCTCAACGAATATAATCATCTGTTTAAATTGATTGTAAAGTTTAATACAAGTCTCATGAAAAAAAGACCGGTAACCCTATCATCTGCCAACTAA
- a CDS encoding hydroxypyruvate isomerase family protein, whose product MKRRNFVQSSVLAGASLLTTGVLKAANTTATDSTKPFHLNYGIHDGMFKSHAGADFIDQIKFAYDNGFRAIEDNGMAGRPVEQQKKIGDTLAKLGMVMGVFVQPGLGNDTNMLASGKAEYLDKFIASCKEAVEVAKRINSKLVTVVPGDFVRNLPIGIQTGNVIEAMKKGTAIVEPHGLIIVMEPLSDNPNLFLRTPDQAYAICKAVGSPSCKILYDMYHVQRNQGNIITTLDWVYDEIGYYQIGDNPGRKEPGTGEMNYKNIFKHIYNKGYKGVMGMEHGTAGEGKEGELALIKAYREADSFI is encoded by the coding sequence ATGAAACGCAGAAACTTTGTGCAAAGCTCGGTGCTTGCAGGTGCATCATTACTTACAACAGGTGTTTTAAAAGCAGCTAATACTACTGCAACCGACAGCACCAAACCTTTCCATTTAAATTATGGCATACACGATGGCATGTTTAAAAGCCATGCCGGCGCCGATTTTATTGACCAGATAAAGTTTGCTTATGATAATGGCTTCCGCGCCATTGAAGATAATGGTATGGCTGGCCGCCCTGTTGAACAGCAAAAGAAAATTGGCGATACACTGGCCAAACTGGGTATGGTTATGGGTGTTTTTGTGCAGCCCGGTTTAGGTAATGATACCAATATGCTGGCGTCGGGCAAGGCCGAGTACCTGGATAAATTTATTGCCAGCTGTAAGGAAGCCGTAGAAGTTGCCAAGCGCATCAACAGTAAACTGGTTACCGTTGTACCCGGCGATTTTGTGCGCAACCTGCCCATAGGTATACAAACAGGCAATGTTATTGAGGCCATGAAAAAAGGCACCGCTATTGTTGAGCCGCACGGCCTTATCATTGTAATGGAGCCGTTGAGCGACAACCCTAACCTGTTTTTACGCACACCCGACCAGGCTTATGCCATTTGCAAGGCGGTGGGTAGCCCATCATGCAAAATTTTGTATGATATGTACCATGTACAGCGCAACCAGGGCAATATTATAACAACCCTTGATTGGGTTTACGATGAGATTGGCTATTACCAGATTGGCGATAACCCGGGCCGTAAAGAGCCGGGTACCGGCGAAATGAATTATAAAAACATATTTAAACACATTTATAATAAAGGTTATAAAGGTGTTATGGGGATGGAACACGGTACTGCAGGCGAAGGCAAAGAAGGTGAGCTGGCACTCATTAAAGCCTACCGCGAGGCAGACAGCTTTATATAA